The Herbiconiux sp. A18JL235 region ATTCTCCTTGTGGGCGCCGGCGGAGTGGGCGACGCCATCGCGAAGATCGCTGCTCGACGTTCCTTCTACGAGCAGATCGTCGTGACCGACTACGACGTCAGTCGAGCCGAGCGCACGGTCGCCTGGATCGCCGAGCGGCACGGCGCCGATGTCGCTGCCCGGTTCGCGGCCGACAGCATCGACGCCTCCGACCCCGACAGTGTAGCCGCCGTCGCCACGAAGCACGGCTCCACCCACGTGATGAACGCGGTCGAGCCGAAGTTCGTGCCCACCATCTTCGCGGGGGCGCTCGCCGCGGGGGCCGACTACCTCGACATGGCGATGAGCCTGTCGGAGCCGCACCCCGTGCATCCGTACACCGAGACCGGCGTGAAGCTCGGCGACGACCAGTTCGCCCAGGCCGCCGACTGGGAGACGCAGGGGCGGCTCGCTCTCGTGGGCATGGGCGTCGAGCCCGGTCTCAGCGACGTGTTCGCGCGCTACGCCGCCGACCACCTGTTCAGCGAGATCGACGAGCTCGGCACCCGCGACGGTGCCAACCTGGTGGTGCGCGACTCCGACGGCAATGAGATCTTCGCGCCATCGTTCTCCATCTGGACGACGATCGAGGAGTGCCTCAACCCGCCCGTCATCTGGGAGAAGGACACGGGCTGGTTCACCACGCCGCCGTTCTCGGAGCCGGAGGTGTTCACCTTCCCCGAGGGCATCGGCGACGTCGAGTGCGTGAACGTGGAGCACGAGGAGGTGCTGCTCATGCCGCGCTGGGTCGACGCGAAGCGCGTGACCTTCAAGTACGGGCTCGGCGAGGAGTTCATCGGCATCTTGAAGACGCTGCACCAGCTCGGCCTCGACAAGACCACACCGTTGCGGGTGCGCTCGGCGAACGGGCCGGTCGAGGTGGCACCGCGCGACGTGGTGGCGGCAGGGCTGCCCGACCCCGCGACCCTCGGCCCCTTCATGACGGGGAAGACCTGTGCCGGGCTGTGGGTGACCGGCACGGGTACCGACGGAAAGCCGCGCGAGGTGTACCTCTACCATGT contains the following coding sequences:
- a CDS encoding saccharopine dehydrogenase C-terminal domain-containing protein; amino-acid sequence: MRILLVGAGGVGDAIAKIAARRSFYEQIVVTDYDVSRAERTVAWIAERHGADVAARFAADSIDASDPDSVAAVATKHGSTHVMNAVEPKFVPTIFAGALAAGADYLDMAMSLSEPHPVHPYTETGVKLGDDQFAQAADWETQGRLALVGMGVEPGLSDVFARYAADHLFSEIDELGTRDGANLVVRDSDGNEIFAPSFSIWTTIEECLNPPVIWEKDTGWFTTPPFSEPEVFTFPEGIGDVECVNVEHEEVLLMPRWVDAKRVTFKYGLGEEFIGILKTLHQLGLDKTTPLRVRSANGPVEVAPRDVVAAGLPDPATLGPFMTGKTCAGLWVTGTGTDGKPREVYLYHVSDNEWTMAEYESQCVVWQTALNPVVALELLAAGTWSGSGVLGPEAFDAEPFLELMARPEAEGGYGQAWGLEDRLA